DNA from Desulfarculus baarsii DSM 2075:
GCCCAGGCGCTCCTGGGTGTCGGCGATGAGCCGGTTGATGGCCTCGGTCATCAACGGGTCCAGGCCGGTGGTGGGCTCGTCGTAGAGCACGATCTCGGGCTCCAGGGCGATGGCCCGGGCCAGGCCCACGCGCTTGCGCATGCCGCCGCTTAGCTGGCTGGGCATCTTGGCCTCGACGCCGGGCAGGCCCACCATGCGCAGCTTGTCGGCGACGATGCGGGCGATCTCGGCGGCCGAGTGGCTGGTGTGCTCGCGCAGGGGAAAGGCCACGTTGTCGAAAACGCTCATCGAATCGAAAAGCGCCGCATCCTGGAAAAGCATGCCGAAACGCCGGCGGATTTGATTGAGCTGGCGGTCATCGAGGTGGCCGATGTCCTGGCCGCCCACCAGCACCTGGCCGGCGTCGGGCTTGATC
Protein-coding regions in this window:
- a CDS encoding ABC transporter ATP-binding protein; the encoded protein is MAAAENIIELRDLVKNFGRQRVLDGLNLTIPRGRITVIIGRSGGGKSVLLKHMIGLIKPDAGQVLVGGQDIGHLDDRQLNQIRRRFGMLFQDAALFDSMSVFDNVAFPLREHTSHSAAEIARIVADKLRMVGLPGVEAKMPSQLSGGMRKRVGLARAIALEPEIVLYDEPTTGLDPLMTEAINRLIADTQERLGITSVVISHDIAGALKIAHQIAMLYQGRIIASGSPEQIGDSDDPVVRQFISGSVEGPIEVL